A genomic segment from Rhizoctonia solani chromosome 11, complete sequence encodes:
- a CDS encoding Transposon Tf2-12 polyprotein codes for MSWLKKHNPQILWEKHTLVFNSLYCSNNCLATPAVLELKAVEEIPAPYQEFARVFSEEELSKLPPHRPYNIAIELLLDAQPRHGPIYSLGPREDAELKETIEKQLKAGLIRPSRSPMASPILFVKKKNGKLRMCVDYRRLNSMTKKNVYPLPLPQNLIEKLQGAKIFSKFDLKAGYNLVRIKEGDEWKTAFKTKYGLFEYLVMPFGLTNAPAAFQDMMNEIFRDLLDVYVINIWTIFYNWKWEQAEQQSFDGLKKCLTSAPLLLQPNTTKQFYVECDASNYATGAILSQRNPEGKLAPVAYLSKSLSPAEKNYDIFDKELLAVIRAFKEWRHLLEGSELPVQVLTDHKNLEHFSTSQSLNKQQIQWANFLVDYNFQIIYRPGAQNKKADILSRQYDLVPLEGGVENQVLLKPELFIASITPDQEINDLIGEAIYKDEHLKEILYKLQSKDKVVNWELKEGLLWYQGKIFVPRDDTIRNLILESRHDALLAGHPGQTRTLELISRSYYWPLLKKFVNSYVSHCKTCIRSKPTNQVPVGLLKPLQIPECPWEDIAYVVHQL; via the exons atgtcatggttaaaaaaacacaatccccaaattttgtgggaaaaacatacacttgttttTAATTCCTTGTATTGTTCCAACAACTGTCTAGCCACACCTGCTGTTttagaactcaaagcagtgGAAGAAATTCCTGCCCCTTATCAAGAATTTGCTAGAGTATtttcagaggaagaattgTCAAAACTACCACCCCACCGTCCTTACAACATTGCCATTGAGTTACTTCTGGATGCGCAACCAAGacatggccccatatataGTTTAGGTCCAAGGGAAGATGCAGAACTTAAAGAAACCATTGAGAAACAGCTCAAAGCTGGTCTAATCCGCCCGTCTAGATCCCCTATGGCCTCTCCCatattatttgtcaaaaagaaaaatgggaaactacgcatgtgtgtggattACCGGCGTCTGAACAgtatgaccaagaaaaacgtctatcccctgcccttgccacagaatctcattgagaaattacaaggtgccaagatctttagcaaatttgatCTTAAGGCAGGATACAACCTAGTCcgaatcaaagaaggcgatgaatggaaaaccgctttcaaaacaaaatacggactatttgaatatttggtcatgccctttggacTAACAAATGCACCGGCAGCCTTTcaagacatgatgaatgagatattcagGGACCTTCTGGATGTCTACGTTATCAATATTTGGACAATATTCTA TAattggaaatgggaacaggcggaacaacaatcctttgaTGGCTTGAAGAAATGTCTTACATCAGCACCTCTACTTTTACAGCCCAACACTACAAAACAATTCTACGTAGAATGCGACGCATCCAATTACGCAACAGGAGCCATATTATCCCAGCGCAACCCTGAAGGAAAATTGGCCCCTGTAGCAtatctatcaaaatccctgtCACCTGCGGAAAAGAACTATGATATTTTTGACAAAGAGCTGTTAgcagtcattagggcattcaaggaatggcgtcatcTATTAGAGGGGTCGGAATTACCAGTCCAGGTTCTCACGGATCATAAGAACCTGGAGCACTTCTCCACATCACAATCCTTGAATAAACAACAAATTCAATGGGCCAACTTCCTGGTTGattataacttccaaattatCTACAGACCTGGAGCGCAAAACAAGAAGGCGGATATTCTCTCAAGGCAATATGAtttagtaccccttgaagggggggtagagaaccaagttctcctgaaaccagAACTTTTCATTGCGTCAATCACTCCAGATCAGGAAATTAATGACCTGATTGGTGAAGCAATCTACAAGGATGAACACCTTAAGGAAATCTTGTACAAACTCCAGAGCAAGGATAAAGTAGTCAACTGGGAGTTAAAAGAGGGATtactatggtatcaaggaaaaatctttgtaccCAGAGATGATACTATTAGGAACCTCATCTTGGAGTCTAGACATGACGCATTACttgcaggacacccaggacaaaCCAGGACACTAGAACTTATTTCCAGGAGTTATTactggccattgctgaaaaagtttgtcaattcttatgtcagccactgcaaaacctgtatcaggtccaagccaacaaatcaagtacctgtaGGACTGCTAAAGCCattgcaaattcctgaatgtccctgggaagatatagcctatgtcgtacaccaactgtaa
- a CDS encoding alpha/beta hydrolase family protein — MTGGHYDLISWDPRGVPSSRPQAHCFDSASEEKKLWADTVFGPGLEARGHFSTQDDVAEFLELSQSADQVLLNFKKKCEQRNIPDTLSYIGTVATVRDMLAINEAYGGAEKINFWGFSHGSLIGLYFVNLFPERVDRVILGGVVDPEYWANKPPHMSWSVTATHIDEILGKFATACIERPKSCEFGKGVKTQAELLSKLKNLLNLAYEHKKVTAKLQNSAPLEFVNLPDPDQWNNLSNALSGIYGKLRSQAVVSGSSVLSRLSPYMWRGSSHNDFTDDTPNYSFQAIICGDAVNQAGVTTKEVFQELMRVAKDVTLILGPARGEGGLYCHQWPYREVERLGSPWKTSLSKLSKPLLILGNTIDPITPYKSAEKVAHALADSTVLVTIPFGGSSNVTALQHIPSWKLSSKW, encoded by the exons ATGACCGGGGGCCACTATGATCTTATTA GCTGGGACCCCCGGGGTGTGCCTTCTTCTCGGCCACAGGCACACTGCTTCGATAGCGCGTCCGAAGAAAAGAAGCTCTGGGCCGATACGGTGTTTGGTCCTGGGCTTGAAGCACGTGGTCATTTCTCAACCCAGGATGATGTTGCCGAGTTTCTTGAACTTTCCCAATCAGCAGATCAAGTCCTTCTAAATTTCAAGAAAAAATGCGAACAACGGAATATTCCAGACACACTATCGTATATAGGCACAGTTGCAACCGTAAGGGACATGCTTGCAATCAATGAAGCTTATGGAGGCGCGGAGAAAATAAATTTCTGGGGATTCTC ACATGGGAGCCTGATCGGACTCTACTTTGTCAATT TATtcccagagcgtgtggatcgCGTTATTCTAGGAGGTGTTGTAGACCCGGAATATTGGGCGAACAAGCCGCCACATATG TCATGGTCGGTCACAGCAACACATATTGATGAGATACTGGGGAAATTTGCTACTGCCTGTATTGAACGGCCCAAGTCGTGCGAGTTCGGAAAAGGCGTAAAGACTCAAGCCGAACTTCTTTCTAAACTCAAGAATCTACTTAAC CTAGCGTACGAACACAAAAAAGTAACGGCAAAACTGCAGAATTCAGCTCCTCTGGAATTCGTG AACCTGCCAGATCCCGATCAGTGGAATAACCTATCAAATGCTCTTTCCGGCATTTACGGAAAATTGCGATCACAAGCCGTAGTTTCCGGAAGTTCTGTACTCTCCCGCCTCTCCCCATATATGTGGAGAGGATCGAGTCATAACGATTTCACTGATGATACCCCCAATTACTCGTTTCAAGCGATTATCTGTGGAGATGCAGTTAATCAAGCTGGTGTGACTACCAAAGAAGTGTTTCAGGAGCTAATGAGAGTGGCTAAAGATGTTACTCTAATAC TTGGACCGGCACGGGGCGAG GGTGGCCTCTACTGCCATCAATGGCCATACCGAGAGGTTGAACGGCTTGGTAGCCCATGGAAAACGAGTTTGTCGAAATTGTCAAAGCCACTTTTGATTCTAG GGAACACCATCGACCCTATTACACCCTACAAGTCGGCTGAGAAGGTTGCCCATGCACTTGCAGACTCGACTGTGTTG GTGACTATTCCCTTCGGAGGGTCCAGTAATGTTACTGCCCTTCAGCATATTCCTTCATGGAAATTGTCTAGCAAATGGTGA
- a CDS encoding Flavin containing amine oxidoreductase, with translation MDLYKVDNDNTAKVFWAYSTLLIKKYQSEELKFDTGIPLPQGDSKEDVIKPVERVAVIGAGVSGLRVAMKLGANYKVDVFEAAGHVGGRLYTYKFPHGGEWDYFDVGAMRFPCTSVMKTTYQLFRELDIPLLEYRMNTRESFLYYNGIRRQQSDAQGEDFGACQARGGNVPDEWADQGYDRLMENVYARWLHRLRTDFNDALEYLVEHYDKHSTRSLMAFVEFPEVIDSETGQVIFPAKKLYPTTVINWLETMTFSAGWFDRAFVETILEMYAFAEGLPDTKWRCVKHGSERITDAMRERLETDETFKENVNIYLRHQVTSVVFNKASGELTISGKHRTKPDLPDFDSFVKAGYSHVVLAVSPQVMRFIDLSTCELDYTQKSALLMLSPGPSTKVGIKFKTNWWKEKFGINGGQSKTDRPVRTVVYPSHGDGQSTVLIASYCWTQDALSMGGLMQGEASFDNERLKNAILRDLADVHGVDLSFLEDQFQSMYGFDWTHNPKTMGAYAFFGPGQFSTLYKSMTRCAADGRLHFAGEAVSTCHAWVAGALESAERVVGQIDPSYLTNQPATAEGVPHGGAVKISRSYYRKICF, from the exons ATGGATCTCTACAAAGTCGACAACGACAATACTGCTAAAGTTTTTTGGGCTTATAGCACACTACTTATCAAGAAATATCAGAGCGAAGAACTCAAATTCGACACCGGTATCCCATTACCCCAGGGTGATAGCAAGGAAGATGTTATCAAGCCCGTTGAACGTGTTGCTGTTATCGGCGCGGGTGTTTCTGGCTTACGTGTGGCAATGAAACTTGGTGCCAATTACAAAGTTGACGTGTTCGAGGCGgctggtcatgttggtggtCGCCTTTACACGTATAAATTTCCACATGGAGGCGAATGGGATTACTTT GACGTTGGCGCAATGCGGTTCCCGTGCACTTCGGTCATGAAAACAACCTACCAGCTTTTCAGAGAACTTGACATCCCATTACTTGAATACCGTATGAATACCAGGGAATCTTTCTTGTACTACAATGGTATTCGACGCCAACAAAGTGATGCACAAGGTGAAGACTTTGGTGCTTGCCAAGCTCGAGGAGGCAATGTTCCTGACGAATGGGCGGACCAGGGCTACGACAGACTAATGGAGAATGTCTATGCAAGGTGGCTGCATAGACTGAGAACTGACTTCAATGATGCTCTTGAATACCTTGTGGAACATTACGACAAGCATTCTACTCGTAGCTTGATGGCATTTGTGGAATTTCCCGAAGTGATAGATAGCGAGACGGGTCAGGTCATCTTCCCAGCAAAGAAGCTCTATCCTACTACAGTCATAAACTGGCTAGAGACTATGACATTCTCTGCTGGGTGGTTCGATCGCGCTTTCGT TGAAACAATCCTAGAGATGTATGCATTTGCCGAAGGGTTACCAGACACCAAATGGCGATGCGTCAA GCACGGCTCGGAGAGGATTACTGACGCAATGAGGGAAAGGCTAGAAACGGACGAGACATTCAAGGAGAATGTCAATATCTATCTACGTCATCAGGTCACCTCTGTTGTGTTCAACAAGGCTTCTGGAGAGCTCACCATTTCCGGGAAACACCGTACGAAGCCGGATCTACCTGATTTCGATTCATTCGTAAAGGCAGGATACTCTCACGTTGTTTTGGCCGTTTCTCCCCAGGTCATGCGATTTATCGATCTCTCAACCTGCGAACTCGATTACACTCAGAAGAGTGCCCTTCTCATGCTCTCCCCTGGCCCATCTACCAAAGTGGGAATCAAATTCAAGACCAATTGGTGGAAAGAAAAATTTGGGATCAATGGTGGACAGAGTAAGACAGATCGACCAGTTCGTACTGTGGTGTATCCATCCCACGGGGACGGCCAATCGACCGTGTTGATTGCGAGCTACTGCTGGA CTCAAGATGCCTTATCTATGGGTGGGCTAATGCAAGGAGAGGCATCGTTCGACAACGAACGACTGAAGAATGCCATTTTACGAGACCTTGCGGATGTTCATGGCGTCGATCTTAGCTTCTTGGAAGACCAGTTCCAGTCTATGTATGGTTTCGACTGGACTCACAACCCCAAGACAATGG GTGCCTACGCATTCTTCGGTCCAGGACAATTTAGTACACTATACAAGAGTATGACTCGATGCGCGGCTGACGGACGGTTACATTTCGCCGGAGAGGCAGTCAGTACATGTCATGC GTGGGTTGCAGGCGCGTTGGAGAGTGCCGAACGAGTGGTTGGCCAGATAGACCCCAGTTATCTAACCAACCAGCCAGCTACTGCTGAAGGAGTGCCCCATGGAGGAGCTGTGAAGATTTCCCGATCTTACTACCGAAAGATTTGCTTTTGA
- a CDS encoding F-box-like protein: MNYACDRSAPTAPIDKLPTELLIDVFLLVLSGHCQSTSCTSVDTPWDPISYPDCLTHVCYRWRMVAISVPSLWTHIDLNPHAPKGESLIDYARNYAHRSGTLPLELRLRDKACVRNDAYIMKNVFLLLGPRTKSLDFTITSPEILHFHRFVFEYLLPRISPRVFKTLRISCEVSLPDSFIAGRDSDPWVVFDSDNPNDYDWGPNILHWEQDFINYSFSGVTNLRLCGVFFNWSSPLYHGLVDLRLTSPPIGGATDIYVYTLRSILSKCPELRIFHFSLQLIIHNTTDDESLFEQPEEPVFLPELEVIHVSTANAYTGRHESFHVGSLLHLLAPGSKPLQLSLETGHNQNEHLLASDEMKGFFSRSKVERLCLRNGHQSINDLRFCHLPVLKFLVLDSCRHISAFADPSWPLVLQSVFVNAATLTLEDLRSIVGLCPDGLVLSRCMVLRMLMGQETALKSVPEVELQAIFPAVNFTTEDRLWCNLVAHWGLLISSSSLMYSCATVWFIS, translated from the coding sequence ATGAACTATGCTTGCGATCGCTCTGCCCCCACTGCACCCATTGACAAGCTACCAACCGAGCTGTTGATCGACGTATTTCTCCTTGTACTGTCaggccattgccaaagtaCCTCTTGCACCAGTGTAGACACTCCGTGGGATCCCATCTCATACCCTGATTGTCTAACGCATGTTTGCTATCGATGGCGCATGGTCGCAATATCAGTTCCTTCTCTATGGACCCACATTGACCTAAACCCACATGCACCGAAGGGTGAAAGTCTTATTGATTATGCAAGGAACTATGCTCACCGCTCCGGTACTCTACCACTTGAGCTCCGCCTACGCGATAAGGCGTGTGTGCGGAATGATGCCTATATTATGAAAAATGTCTTCTTGCTTCTTGGCCCTCGCACAAAATCGCTCGATTTTACCATCACCTCTCCCGAGATACTACACTTCCACCGCTTTGTCTTTGAGTATCTACTCCCAAGAATATCTCCCAGAGTTTTCAAAACACTCCGAATAAGTTGTGAGGTTTCCCTCCCAGACTCGTTTATAGCTGGCCGTGATTCCGATCCTTGGGTAGTCTTCGACTCGGACAACCCAAACGATTATGACTGGGGGCCCAACATATTGCACTGGGAACAGGATTTTATAAATTACAGCTTTTCGGGTGTCACAAATCTACGTTTATGTGGTGTATTCTTCAACTGGTCGAGCCCACTATATCATGGCCTGGTCGATCTCCGGCTCACCTCTCCGCCTATAGGCGGGGCAACCGATATATACGTCTACACGTTGAGGTCGATCTTGTCGAAATGCCCAGAGCTTAGAATATTCCATTTCTCTCTTCAACTTATTATACATAACACAACAGATGACGAGTCATTGTTCGAGCAACCAGAAGAACCTGTATTCTTACCAGAGCTGGAGGTCATCCATGTATCCACAGCAAATGCATACACAGGAAGACATGAGTCCTTCCACGTTGGATCTCTGCTTCATCTACTCGCACCCGGTTCTAAGCCACTCCAGCTCAGTCTCGAGACTGGACACAATCAAAATGAGCATTTACTGGCCTCAGATGAAATGAAGGGGTTTTTCTCGAGGTCAAAAGTAGAACGACTCTGTCTTCGGAACGGGCATCAATCAATAAACGACCTGCGATTCTGCCATCTCCCAGTTCTGAAGTTTCTTGTGCTTGATTCCTGCCGTCACATCTCAGCGTTCGCAGACCCGAGTTGGCCGTTGGTACTGCAGTCTGTTTTTGTGAATGCCGCCACGCTCACCTTGGAGGATTTGCGTTCCATTGTTGGGTTGTGTCCTGATGGTCTTGTGCTTTCACGGTGCATGGTACTTCGCATGCTTATGGGCCAAGAAACCGCTCTTAAGTCTGTACCTGAGGTAGAGCTACAAGCCATATTTCCTGCCGTAAATTTTACCACGGAGGATAGATTGTGGTGTAATCTAGTTGCTCATTGGGGCCTTTTGATTAGTTCATCCTCTTTGATGTATTCGTGTGCCACTGTTTGGTTCATCAGTTAA
- a CDS encoding Retrotransposon gag protein: protein MPGLGAMGETSLTPSQIQSGWSAPSSRTHTPAPAAVPPHVYSPMSFDQMSDRAYEAQGDQLALLRAELEEHCKQLHNQHIFYSNQIQGAAASIQVVQDQLIHLSPSCSTAPPPPPAGTSTSTSTNPPPAPTSPNSDLKFAKPNKFGGKKEDALNFIIACQAYIRAKGANRSHEEKILWVTSYFEGAAEDWVRPYKERKVFRGEAVPLLENIDVFWAEFTKHYVDTNCDEKYRQKWNNLRQKASVQEYTQEFQQYSVSLGYSDKTLHDKYYNGLKNDIKDIMLSTMFQWRRATAQQVYNKAEEIANHIESTCLSNSSVSTACTTSTAVPTSTSNPTSTRTCLNVGDNVYMIDPTTCRAKKGAITSIVCTTSGNMPNVRWNGESKDTMIPFPSLKKDKQPAATAPVKTIIAPTPVLASNSKGPGPMDLDGRGFANLTCHVCGGKGHFACNCPSKPMSGHVANIDWSWERPKEESCIEVVSDEEELGKGKAKAN from the exons atgcctggtttgggcgcaATGGGAGAGACTAGTCTGACTCcctcccaaatccaatcgGGGTGGTCTGCCCCTTCTTCACGTACTCATACTCCTGCacctgcggctgtgccgcctcatgtatattctcCCATGTCTTTTGATCAAATGTCAGATC GAGCCTATGAGGCACAAGGGGATCAATTAGCTCTATTAAGGGCTGAATTAGAAGAACATTGCAAGCAATTGCATAATCAACATATATTTTATTCCaaccaaatccaaggagcaGCTGCTTCCATACAAGTAGTGCAAGACCAGCTAATTCATCTTTCCCCTTCTTGTTCCACagctcctccacctccacctgctggCACCAGcacatccacctccaccaatcccCCACCTGCTCCTACATCTCCTAATTCAGATCTAAAGTTtgccaagcccaacaagTTTGGTGGAAAAAAGGAAGACGCCCTCAACTTTATTATTGCCTGTCAGGCGTATATAAGGGCAAAGGGAGCTAATAGATCCCATGAAGAGAAAATACTGTGGGTCACGTCTTATTTTGAAGGTGCAGCAGAAGACTGGGTACGTCCCtataaggaaaggaaggtgttcagaGGAGAAGCAGTCCCATTATTGGAAAACATTGATGTATTCTGGGCCGAATTTACTAAACATTATGTGGACACAAATTGTGATGAGAAGTACCGCCAGAAATGGAATAACTTGCGGCAAAAGGCCTCAGTTCAAGAGTACACTCAAGAATTCCAACAATACTCAGTGTCCTTGGGCTACAGTGACAAAACCTTACATGACAAGTATTACAATGGCCTTAAAAATGAcatcaaggacatcatgctctccaccatgttccaatggcgtcgCGCCACAGCTCAACAAGTTTACAACAAGGCAGAGGAGATTGCAAACCACATTGAATCTACTTGCTTATCCAATTCCTCCGTCTCCACTGCTTGTACTACATCTACTGctgtccccacttccacctcTAACCCCACTTCCACTCGTACTTGTCTTAACGTTGGGGATAATGTTTATATGATTGATCCTACCActtgccgcgccaagaaaggtGCTATCACTTCAATTGTTTGCACTAcctctggcaatatgccaAATGTTAGGTGGAATGGAGAATCTAAAGATACAATGATCCCATTCCCCTCCCTTAAAAAAGACAAACAACCTGCCGCTACTGCCCCAGTCAAAACCATTATTGCTCCCACTCCTGTCCTGGCCTCAAATTCTAAAGGCCCAGGCCCtatggatcttgatggaaggggtTTTGCAAATCTCACGTGTCATGTATGCGGGGGCAAAGGTCATTTTGCATGCAATTGTCCCtccaagcccatgtctggacatgtggctaacaTTGACTGGTCCTGGGAAAGacctaaagaagaaagttgTATTGAAGTAGtttctgatgaggaagagttgggaaaaggaaaagccaaggccaactaa